Part of the Mangifera indica cultivar Alphonso chromosome 4, CATAS_Mindica_2.1, whole genome shotgun sequence genome, TATCCGACCAAGATACATGGTTAGCCTTAAAGATCCCAATCTTAAAAGGATAATGGTTTTTCGAATTCACACTTATGGATTAAAAGATCTTTTACAATCCAATAACATAATAGCTATTCAATATAGGATGATATatagattaataaattttgtcaaTCCTATTTCAATGCACTCCCAATCAAATACTGAAGTGCATGGCCCAAGATCAAGCTTTATTATTCCAATAAATCTGACAATAGTTAATCCTCGACAATTAACTTGGCCAAGAAATTGGGTTTTAACATTTACTCTGCAACCTAACATGATAGATATGAAAATAAACCTAAGaattaaaatagagaaaattgATGATCAGATTGATATAACCCTTCCTGCTACAAGGATTTTGATTTTAGAAACGAGGATAAGGAAATATATCAAACTTAGTAAACCAGAGATTAATATACTAAAAAAGGATAACGATAGAGTCAATAACTCGAATACAAAAAATCACGCTAAACCCATTTACAACAAATTTTACCTTGAAAAGTCATAATTATTGGGCTAAAATTTCTTTACCTTCGTTGGATTCATAAGTTGAACATGTTTTTGTATGCTacaaaactttttttatatacatgaGTAAAATCATCCGACATTATTCTATTGGCTATATTAGTATAATCCTTAGAGTGTTAGCTAAATTCGTTTAAACACCCCCCTAACATGATCAGTTTAACTAATCACGCTATTCATAAACCCTTAACTTTTTGCATTTCATAATGTTCGTATCTTCACATTTTGTATCTTTCTAACTCTATATTATATAACCTCTTGGATTATAGTAGTAATTTATTCCCCTTGTCATACAAAagatataacaaatttttattttttttcttgcgATCTTGTACGTTCTCCTtatgttttttctatttaattaatataatggtgtcaaatttataataaaaaatagtttataagaaaaactcaaattttgagCTTGTCCgaaaaaccataaaatatatcatttttataattgtataaacaCTTTTTAGATGCGATCAAACAATAAGTATAAAAAACCTTTTCCTGTAAAGAAGCCCAACCAAACAAgatggaatatatatatatatacacacacacacaaatatattgAAGTATAAAAGAAAGATGCATATCCACTATAATAAGACAGTTAAATCTCTACAAAAATCTTAGATAACttgtgtttataaaaaataataataataaaaacctaCGAAGTCAGAACATTCTACTCAAAACCCTTATCCAGTTATGATAGGTTAAAAGGGAAGGTATCTTGGAAATCTCATGTAATTGACAcccaaataatagaaaaaaaattttgatttttcccaTAAAACAAACATTCGATTAAAAGAAATATTCCTGGATAAATGCAAATTCCTACACTGATTCTAATAACCAATCCTACAATGTCAAATGAATATACAGAATATGTTTTTATAACATTGATAGCACATACAAGCCATAAAGCAGCAAGCACAAATAAGGGGTCTAAGAAGAAACAATATCgttaataagaaatattacatttaagtTTACCTAGCTGCTTGCATCAAATGTTTTCCCAACTTGAGGTGGCAAGGAATTCTTGTAGGCTTCTGAGACAGTTAAAGCAGTTTCTGAGAGACTGCCCTTCATGTCTGAAATCTTCGACTCCATGTATTCTTTGTATTTTGACACTGAGTCAACTAGTGCAAACAGTTCACAAGCCCGTATCTGAATTTCTTCTTCGCTTTGTCTGATTGCTTCCTTCAACTTCAATTCAGAGACCTTCAAAGAAATAAAGTGGTAAAAGATTAGAATGTAACCACTTTACTGGGGCACATTTATCCAAAATAGCAAGTGAAACAAGACTCAACTAACAGTTtcacaaaaagaaataataaaccAATACCTTTAGAACCTCAGCTGCTTCTTTTTCCACCATATCCAAGTTCTGAGCTTCTAATTTAACATCATCTGCCATCTTTCGGGATTCTGCTGCACATCTATACACATGCTCTTGCATCTCCTTCTTGAACAAGTTCAACTGGGCTTCCATCTGTTTGAAAACATTGATGAAGGATCAGATAAATCTTTAAAAGCTAACAAAGCGGCCACCTAAATTTGGCGATCATGGTTACATGATATGCCATCCAGGGATGGGGAAAAGGTAACAAGCAGTTAGTTTCACATTCAGAAGCTTAACATTGTTGACACAACCTCTGAAACCTTAATTTTGTAACTGATGGCTCAACAACAATCATTCTATACTTTTGATCTTTGCTTGCCAttgagaaatttttaattttgaagtaCTTACTATTCATTCTCAAGTAAAAGCTATATGCTCACAAGCAGGTTGCATGAAAGTAGAAAGCCTACATTACAAAGATCCTTGTAGTATTGTAACCTTAAAGAAGTTCTTCTATGTAGGATGTAACCTGATCAGTCCACTTTGATCCTATAAATGAATCATTATGGAACAGTATCCATATAATAATCTGCATAAACTTTTAGTTCTGTAACTTTTTTTGGGGATCCATCTTATTCTGAAACAGTATCACAtggaaacaatttttttttttatgttttttcgtTATGAATCATAAAAAACATGCATCCAGCTTCAAGATGCCAAAAAGTTagtatttatacataataattgaCGATGAGATGCAAAAAAGCTTGACCTTTATGCGTTAGTATTATTGTATATAGAGCAACTATTCCTGCACTTACTTCATCAATATGGGATTGAAGTGCACCAATACGAATTCTTTTTCCCTCAATTTTGGTAGCCATTTCAGATGACTGTTGCTGCAGGGAAATCAACTCTTCATATTTTGCCATCGAGCTTTTTTTTATGTCATCAGCAAAGGACTCAAGGGCAGGCTTAAGTGTGGATTTGCAGTCAATACCCATTACCTCAGCAGGAGTAGAACCTTTCGCATTCAAGACGTACTGGATATCAATGCCAAGTTTTAGCCTAGTTGTAATGCAAGAAACACATAGAAAATCATTACAACATCAAATTATGGTTAAATTCCTGAGGTTCAAATACATCACGAATATGATTCAGCCTTCAAATACAATAGGCAGTCAGAGAAGCACAATTTGAATAAAAGTTGCAAAAGATAAGAAGCATTTCAAgaaactaatttaattagcCTACTCAAAAGGTTTTCCACCGCCAAAAACAAATGGATCAATGCATCTACATCACAAAGGAcagtttgcatataataattgATCCACAAAAACGACATCACAAGGAAAATCAGTACAATATTTACAAAATCGTCCTCAAAGATTTTAAATAACAAACGAAACACAGATAAAGTTCTCCTGCTTACTAGACTATGCATGTGCCCATGACCCTGAAGAGAGGGGAAGTTTTTCAAATGTTATCCACTGGTAATCacatgatacattttttaatttcatgtgactaattaattgagctaaaactGAAATTGCAGCATGAAGCTTCCTGCTACTCTCTATAGGGTCTGTATTGCACCCATATTTTCAAAACTGTAATATGGATTTAATTAACATTGATGTTgcacaaggaaaaaaaatttgacagaAATCTCCAGTCTGTCTCTGTTAAATAGTCCTAATGCCTCCAAAGACATTGGTGAGTCCATCTGCTGCAGAAAGGAGTTTTTACCTTACCCAAGGTTTAATCAGCCAAGATTCTAGCAAAGATGACTGATCAAGACCCAGTATATAGAGGAAGGTAATGGTATAAACAATGCTAAATACAAAGTTTGACTATATTAACTAATTGTTATCAGTTTCTATTTTCATAAGATACTGATTGCTATGATATTTAGTTTATCCAATGGCTTGCAAAATGAGTTAGTGAAGAAAACTTTATAAATACAACACGCAATAGTAGCAAacatatcaaattttcaaacacaaACTAAGAATAAGTGATATAGGACCTTCTGATAGCATGATTGCACTCCATCGAAAGTGCCTCAAGTTCCTTAAACTTTTGTCCCAATAAAGCATCAAGATCCCAATTTTTGTCTTCCCAAGCATTTCTAGCAGTCTCTGCATCCCCAATATCTCTTTCCACCGCTTGCAACTCTCTCCTCATCCTCTCCATATCACGTGCATTAAATGTCTGCAACTCCACTCTCTTCTTTAACTCCTCATTCTCCTCACAAATCCTCTTATGCTCCTCCACTTTATCTGCCATTTCCCTCTCTTTCCCCTGCACTACTTTCTCCATCTTCTCTATCCTGGTATTAAACTCTGCTATCATCGCGTTGAACTTGTTCACATCCTCCTCCAAAACACTCTTCTCTTTCTctaatttctctctttctgttGGTTCTGCCTTCTTTTCCTCCAATTCTTTCACCTTTTTCTCCAATTCAATCACATTGTCACTTACactatctctctctttctctaccTTCCCAATAAACTCCTTGTCCAATTCCTCCACAGAATCATCATCTCCTcgtatataattcaaataactCTCCAAAGCATACAAATACATACTATTGTTTTCAGCAAATGAGCTCGAACTATTCAATAAGTGATTGGTATACGATGCGATTTGCACCAGCCAGTGTATCAAAGCCAGATACGAAGGCCAATTGTGAGGCGAATTCGGTGACCTAAGCGTAGATTTATTAATCTTGATAGGACAATTTAGggatttcaaaattacaaacagATCGTCTTCGAACTTAGCTGTAGAAGGATAATCGAGCTTCGTAACgagaaatttgataatttccATTATGTCCTTGACGGAGGGGACTTGTTTGGGAGGTAGAAGGATCTGGAACGAGTGCGAGGAGAGGAAGGCGTTGATGGCGCGAATAGCTGAGCTTTGGTGGGACCGGTCCGAATAGAGGTCGGTAGCGATGGAGACGCGGCCAATGCCGGCGGACGAGGGGCGGCTGCTGGCAAAACTGGCATCGGAATCGCGTGAACCACCGAATCGAGATCCATAGAGATCGGGCGTTGGCTGCGGAGGTGGTGGTTGGTTGAAGGATTCCGTGGGACGACGTCGGTTTGCGCCTCTCATTTCCAGTGCAGGATGAGTAAGTTGAACTGTTTGAGAAGTATGGCACAGAGTGCGACTGACTACAGTGAAGcggggttttcaatttttaaatatgttctGGTTTCCCACTTTGGGAGGGCTTTTAAGATTTTAGAATGAGAACAAAATTAGGGCCCTGTagttttcaaaagtaaaattttggataattatGAACTTTTCTGTCACTTATGCCATGAGTTTTAGAAAATATCCATCACCCCCTAGAACCCTAAGGTCgtccaaaatttgttaaatgaaTAAGGGTAATATAGTCTTTTGATTCCATTTTCACTtccattttcatattttctccctctaattctcttctttcttttcctttctccttctcACCTTGTGAAGTATACGAAGATTTTGGGTGATGATAAAAgtttgggaaaaggactatttcccactcaaattttaatccaatCTCAAAGTCACACCCACGGaagattaaaaactcaaactctcacctatGGTCAAACTGTCATctgaattttcaattaaagacaaaggtaaaattgttattttacttataaaatttaaaactttaaaattttattattttcccacTTCaagctttaaaaactaatacttcaacccatcttcaaagtttgaaaagtttatattttacctctaaggtttgcttccttctccagccATCACCAATGACTGACTTTTTCCACTAATATCCCTTCTCCGACCACAAAGAACGATGAAGGACAaaccttcgtcgcccagatctagatgacgaagcgtcatccAAATTTGGAAGAAAACGACATGACAAACGATGAAGGACAACAAAGTATCATCTTTTGTTATATGGGTTGTGCGACAAAGAGAATCTTTATCTCTTCGTCACActgtgcgatgaagagatctttgtctcttcatcgcaccatgTGACAAGGGGATGAAtatctcttcgttgcaccaccGTCGTTGTACCAAGAGAAGGAAGAGGCCAGAGATGATATCGGAGATGACGTCggaagatgaaattgaagagtggggatgaaactgctatttttgaaagttatgggagCGATtgagctttgaaaaatatgaaaaccctaggtttaggggtgaaaatgttacttttcaaagtttaaaaactttaggtaaaggtgaaatgttagtttttaaaacctaagggtgaaatgtaataaactttataatttttaatctaaacataaaataactattttaaccttccctttaatagaaaaagttaacaaaagtttggtcatgggtaggagtttgagtttttcatctcctatgggtatgaatttgaaattgggctaaaatttgggtgggaaatagtctttttcccttaatATTATTGTGTTGATTGTTGACTTTTAGATGGGCAAATTTATGGGTTATTGTGGCAGGAAAGGTGGTTAACAATGAGTAGTCCAGTTTTAGATGCATTGATAAAATTGCTTCCTTATGGAATTATTGATGTTaggattaaaaattgattgcGCAAATGGAaattgtcattattatattattcactTGCAACCCCTGAACCTTTGTTCTAGTAGATGTCATAATCATCCTAATCATCTTTATAAAAGTGTGTAAACCTAACTGATCACATTTGTTCAATCTACAATCTTATTCTCCTTAAAACACCaaatcatagttttttttttaatagttttgatggatttttttagaaaatagtCTCTTGGATGAAGCCCCATATAGTGAACTTGAAATCATCATCTTCAGTTTTGAtggtttttccttcttttttttttttttttgaaaaaaaatggtcATCAGTAATCTTAAATTGAGTGTGTTTATACGATTTCTCCTCACCAactaatatacataatttagagcATTACACATGATAAGTTATAGTAATAGCTATTAGAGTTGGAGAGGACCTAAATAAGTTTGTTATGGGGGtgcaaaataattataaagatgAATTGAGATAagttatagaaaaatatatgatacaagTTTTATATAGTTTAGTCTGATGATCGAAATACCTATGTCCATGATGTTCTCATAAAGGTGTTTgcactaagtttttttttaagagaaaagtACATTtgtatctttctttttctcaggGTCTTGTcccataattttgaatttagataGATGGAATCATATCTACACTTATGACATTTTATGTATGTCAAAGTCAATATTCTTGCTAGATGAATGTTAAGAAGATGTTATGGTATAAGATATAGTGAGGGCCATATTATAATAACCGCAAAAAACTTACTTCTCATAACTTTTAGATATGATATTGTCTAGTAACTGAAGTTAGTCCTGATGTCCTAGTCTTGAATCTGTTGTAAGTTTTAGGCTAATGAATCAACTTGTGGCTATCTTTTATTTGATGCTTATAGTTATGCTTTGAGGTCTAACTTCAAAGTGTTTAGCTTATGTGACACTCATTGGCAAATCTTACATCGGCAAAACATGAGAGATGTTGGATTTATATGTGCATATCACATTAATTAAGGATGCTCAGAtaggattggttaaatagtatGTAAACTCCTAAAACTGTTTAAACACACTTTGAGTTACAAAACTCAAAAGCAAAATCGTAATAGATTGTATGTCTAaaatggacaatatcttgatagttgtaacacccctcttcaAATACGTACCCTGATGGAAATATAACATAGAAAGACATGTACgactaaactatttaaaaccattAATGCATAATCATAATCAGGAAACGTGCAAAAAagttatgtaataaaaataattgttttattaatcaaaacttataaaatagTAAGTATCTAAAAatctttcatataaaataactGTATAAATCATGAGTGATCAttgtgtttgaaaataataataatagttatacgtttgataaaaaaactaaaatgtcaCTAGCGCCCCTCTTTCTCTGTAGTTGCTCACTAAACCGTTGGATCCCTTGTCTGTCCCGCTACTTATCTCTACTTGCAAAACATATGAAAAGAAATGcatgagtaaaactcagtaagtaTAAACAATTGATAATAAAACTTATGTTTCATTCATAAGTTGAATATGGTCACACTACGTTACATCGGTGTCCTAATATGGATCATCCATGAAAACTAAGAAGACCCAAATTGAAATTGGCATATTTGATGCCCTGGTGAAAGCTATTATCGTGTCTTATACATAGGCCAAATGGTCTATTGGGCTAACAAATTGAGACATCATGATCACATGAAAAAATATATGGTAGTAGTTTATTCCCTTACCATATAAGTTAATCAGAATTGTTGACTAACATCCAAAGATAACCTTTATCTCGGGTACACATGTGGTGCATCTCGCTGATCATGTGAGGAATATCAAAAAGTCaaatccttaccatgcacacctaaactGAACTGGGTAGTTATGTGTCTTAGTGTTGAgtgtatgatgcatctcataggtatctatCTTTATTGTCTTTATGATTCTCATCACTTACGCACATAGTTGGTGACTATCTAAATatgtgacactagccttaaggttgttgACTTTCAACCCAAATTCAATTCAAGCTTGTGTCGTCGTCTACGTAGTCAAGCACCTACACTAagtctttcttgaattttttatctctagttgctcattattcttttttctctaGTTGCtcattgtttttttgtttaactaTCCCCTTCTACGCAAATAGCCTAGGGGTATAATtatcttttgtctttgtttagGGGTACAAGATCAAGTGCTTCTTCACCTACACCTGTGTGCCTCTTAATccatacacacatacatgttTCACTCAGCACACAATC contains:
- the LOC123212924 gene encoding kinetochore protein NDC80 homolog; this encodes MRGANRRRPTESFNQPPPPQPTPDLYGSRFGGSRDSDASFASSRPSSAGIGRVSIATDLYSDRSHQSSAIRAINAFLSSHSFQILLPPKQVPSVKDIMEIIKFLVTKLDYPSTAKFEDDLFVILKSLNCPIKINKSTLRSPNSPHNWPSYLALIHWLVQIASYTNHLLNSSSSFAENNSMYLYALESYLNYIRGDDDSVEELDKEFIGKVEKERDSVSDNVIELEKKVKELEEKKAEPTEREKLEKEKSVLEEDVNKFNAMIAEFNTRIEKMEKVVQGKEREMADKVEEHKRICEENEELKKRVELQTFNARDMERMRRELQAVERDIGDAETARNAWEDKNWDLDALLGQKFKELEALSMECNHAIRRLKLGIDIQYVLNAKGSTPAEVMGIDCKSTLKPALESFADDIKKSSMAKYEELISLQQQSSEMATKIEGKRIRIGALQSHIDEMEAQLNLFKKEMQEHVYRCAAESRKMADDVKLEAQNLDMVEKEAAEVLKVSELKLKEAIRQSEEEIQIRACELFALVDSVSKYKEYMESKISDMKGSLSETALTVSEAYKNSLPPQVGKTFDASS